Proteins encoded together in one Streptomyces umbrinus window:
- a CDS encoding exo-rhamnogalacturonan lyase family protein, whose translation MSPIPRRSLLKAAAVAGAAAQFSWALGAQEAQAAPRAEAADADPVTLDWLEDGGLGAAPGSTVGVPWPKGAYEKEQTFALTDGDGKEVPVQSWPIGYWPDGSLKWTAHAVGPGAGSGRLTLAAGSPAAPAKKVTVDKRGGSIDVSTGVITARIGKSGSTLVKSVLRGSTEIAKDGRLVLLRQPEIEDGDQGAEKYERFESVIAEVEVEQDGPVRAVVRIDGKHRKGSRSWLPFSVRLYFYAGAESFRMVHTITFDGTQEPGKASGDFIRGIGVRFKVPMRDAAYDRHIRIGGEGTGLLREAVKGITGLRRDPGTAVRTAQFEGKKLPDPSTWDQRVTTRLQYIPEWGDYTLSQLSADGFSVRKRTKKGHGWIGAGGGRRASGFGYVGGASGGLAFGLRDFWEKFPAQLDIRDAQTDEAEVTMWLWSPEAQPMDLRFYHDGMGQDTYPEQLEGLNITYEDYEPEFGTPYGIARTSELLFWAHESTPSAEAMAEQVEAVRTPAQLAAPPQHLIKAGVFGKLFSEPDRSTAAKAKIEDHLDFLFTYYKDQVEMRRWYGFWDYGDIMHSYDPSRHQWCYDVGGYAWDNSELSPDLWLWFAYMRSGRADIFRFAEAMTRHTGEVDVYHLGKWAGLGTRHGVQHYADSAKQQRIANTTYRRYYYFLTADERVGDLMHANVDSDETFLVLDPIRKIRTEPYEPDRNALSIGFGTDWSGLVSAWLTEWERRGPKWEKAKARVLSTMETIAAQPNGFVQGSALYDLDTGKFAVADKAVVGVSHLSAMFGLVELNAELLDQIDMPKFKEAWLDYCRYFNATKAEQKARYGSDFGSLLLFQGHARQDAYAAVQLGDDALAARAWRQFYNSADTWDYKESTDWSTKEVDGPTGLVSGREASWVSTNTTALYGLAAIQNLALVGDKMP comes from the coding sequence ATGTCTCCCATCCCCCGTAGGTCCCTCCTCAAGGCGGCCGCCGTCGCCGGAGCCGCCGCCCAGTTCAGCTGGGCCCTGGGCGCGCAGGAGGCGCAGGCCGCGCCGAGAGCCGAGGCCGCCGACGCGGACCCGGTGACCCTGGACTGGCTGGAGGACGGCGGCCTCGGCGCCGCCCCCGGCTCGACCGTGGGCGTGCCCTGGCCGAAGGGCGCGTACGAGAAGGAGCAGACGTTCGCGCTGACCGACGGCGACGGCAAGGAGGTGCCCGTCCAGTCCTGGCCGATCGGCTACTGGCCGGACGGCTCCCTGAAGTGGACGGCGCACGCGGTCGGGCCGGGGGCGGGGAGCGGCAGGCTCACGCTCGCCGCGGGGTCGCCCGCCGCGCCCGCGAAGAAGGTGACCGTCGACAAGCGCGGCGGCTCCATCGACGTGTCCACCGGTGTCATCACCGCGAGGATCGGCAAGAGCGGCTCCACGCTGGTGAAGTCCGTACTGCGCGGCTCGACGGAGATCGCCAAGGACGGCCGTCTCGTGCTGCTGCGGCAGCCCGAGATCGAGGACGGCGACCAGGGCGCGGAGAAGTACGAGCGGTTCGAGAGCGTCATCGCGGAGGTGGAGGTCGAGCAGGACGGGCCCGTCCGTGCCGTCGTCCGTATCGACGGCAAGCACCGCAAGGGCAGCCGGAGTTGGCTGCCCTTCTCGGTCCGGCTCTACTTCTACGCGGGCGCCGAGTCGTTCCGCATGGTGCACACGATCACCTTCGACGGCACCCAGGAGCCGGGGAAGGCCAGCGGTGACTTCATCCGCGGTATCGGCGTCCGGTTCAAGGTGCCGATGCGCGACGCCGCGTACGACCGGCACATCCGTATCGGCGGAGAGGGCACCGGTCTGCTGCGCGAGGCGGTCAAGGGCATCACCGGTCTGCGCCGGGACCCGGGCACGGCCGTGCGGACGGCCCAGTTCGAGGGCAAGAAGCTGCCCGACCCGTCGACCTGGGACCAGCGGGTGACCACCCGCCTCCAGTACATCCCCGAGTGGGGCGACTACACCCTCTCCCAGCTGTCCGCGGACGGCTTCTCGGTCCGCAAGCGCACCAAGAAGGGCCACGGCTGGATCGGCGCGGGCGGCGGCCGGCGGGCGAGCGGCTTCGGGTACGTCGGCGGCGCGAGCGGCGGACTCGCCTTCGGGCTGCGGGACTTCTGGGAGAAGTTCCCGGCCCAGCTCGACATCCGCGACGCCCAGACCGACGAGGCCGAGGTCACCATGTGGCTCTGGTCGCCCGAGGCGCAGCCCATGGACCTGCGCTTCTATCACGACGGCATGGGCCAGGACACGTACCCCGAACAGCTCGAAGGCCTCAACATCACCTACGAGGACTACGAGCCGGAGTTCGGCACGCCCTACGGCATCGCCCGCACCAGCGAACTCCTCTTCTGGGCCCACGAGTCGACGCCGAGCGCCGAGGCGATGGCCGAACAGGTGGAGGCCGTCCGCACCCCGGCGCAGCTCGCCGCCCCGCCCCAGCACCTCATCAAGGCGGGCGTGTTCGGGAAGCTGTTCTCCGAGCCGGACCGCTCCACCGCCGCCAAGGCGAAGATCGAGGACCACCTCGACTTCCTCTTCACCTATTACAAGGACCAGGTGGAGATGCGCCGTTGGTACGGCTTCTGGGACTACGGCGACATCATGCACAGCTACGACCCCAGCCGCCACCAGTGGTGCTACGACGTCGGCGGCTACGCCTGGGACAACTCCGAACTCTCGCCCGACCTGTGGCTGTGGTTCGCGTACATGCGCTCCGGGCGCGCGGACATCTTCCGCTTCGCGGAGGCCATGACCCGCCACACCGGCGAGGTCGATGTCTACCACCTCGGCAAGTGGGCGGGCCTCGGCACCCGCCACGGCGTCCAGCACTACGCGGACAGCGCCAAGCAGCAGCGCATCGCCAACACCACCTACCGGCGCTACTACTACTTCCTCACGGCGGACGAGCGCGTCGGCGACCTGATGCACGCCAACGTCGACTCCGACGAGACGTTCCTCGTCCTCGACCCCATCCGCAAGATCCGCACCGAGCCGTACGAGCCGGACCGCAACGCGCTCTCGATCGGCTTCGGCACCGACTGGAGCGGTCTGGTCTCCGCCTGGCTCACCGAGTGGGAGCGGCGCGGGCCCAAGTGGGAGAAGGCGAAGGCGCGGGTCCTGTCGACGATGGAGACCATCGCCGCCCAGCCCAACGGGTTCGTCCAGGGCAGCGCCCTGTACGACCTGGACACCGGGAAGTTCGCCGTCGCCGACAAGGCCGTGGTCGGGGTCTCGCATCTCTCGGCGATGTTCGGTCTGGTCGAGCTGAACGCCGAACTCCTCGACCAGATCGACATGCCGAAGTTCAAGGAGGCGTGGCTCGACTACTGCCGCTACTTCAACGCCACCAAGGCCGAGCAGAAGGCCCGCTACGGCTCCGACTTCGGCTCCCTGCTGCTCTTCCAGGGGCACGCGCGGCAGGACGCGTACGCCGCCGTCCAGTTGGGCGACGACGCGCTCGCCGCGCGGGCGTGGCGGCAGTTCTACAACAGTGCCGACACGTGGGACTACAAGGAGTCGACGGACTGGTCCACGAAGGAGGTCGACGGGCCGACCGGCTTGGTTTCGGGACGTGAGGCGTCGTGGGTCTCGACCAACACGACGGCGTTGTACGGGTTGGCGGCTATTCAGAATCTGGCGTTGGTGGGCGACAAGATGCCGTGA
- a CDS encoding SRPBCC family protein, with protein sequence MDWTHYRFRSLWRLAAPRGEVYEALADAERYPRWWPQVREVTPLDAISGVVRIRSVLPYDLVFTGREVRRDPAAGVLEIAMTGDVDGWARWTLATDGTGTRARYDQEVRVTKPLLRRLAVPGRPAFRANHALMMRAGRKGLVAYLRGTPSREP encoded by the coding sequence ATGGACTGGACGCATTACCGCTTCCGCAGCCTGTGGAGGCTCGCCGCCCCGCGTGGCGAGGTCTACGAGGCGCTGGCCGACGCCGAACGCTATCCGCGCTGGTGGCCCCAGGTGCGCGAGGTGACACCCCTCGACGCGATCAGTGGCGTCGTCCGCATCCGCTCGGTGCTGCCGTACGACCTGGTGTTCACGGGGCGCGAGGTGCGCCGTGACCCGGCGGCCGGGGTCCTGGAGATCGCGATGACCGGCGACGTGGACGGCTGGGCGCGGTGGACCCTCGCCACCGACGGGACCGGCACCCGCGCCCGCTACGACCAGGAGGTCCGGGTGACCAAGCCGCTGCTGAGGCGGCTCGCCGTGCCCGGACGGCCCGCGTTCCGCGCCAACCACGCGCTGATGATGCGGGCCGGGCGGAAGGGGCTGGTCGCGTACCTCCGGGGCACCCCTTCGCGCGAACCGTGA
- a CDS encoding carbohydrate ABC transporter permease, translated as MSTTTTPTTTPTAPRRSLDLGRRRTGSLAWHLGALLVLAVVLYPVIWVLGASFKPSREIIGSLQLFPTSPILQNFKGLADGIADISIATFFENSLFYALGSVVGILISCSLTAYAFARIRFAGRNVMFSLMIGTLLLPYHVLLIPQYVMFQKMELINTYVPLLIGKYLATEAFFVFLMVQFMRNLPKELDEAARLDGCGHLRIYWSIVLPLCRPALITSAIFTFINAWNDFMGPLIYLNEPGKYTVSLGMMMFRDQEGVANYGGMIAMSLVALLPVLAFFLAFQRYLIDGMATSGLKG; from the coding sequence ATGAGCACCACCACGACTCCGACCACGACCCCGACCGCCCCGCGCAGGTCGCTGGACCTCGGGCGCAGGCGGACCGGGTCGCTCGCCTGGCACCTCGGCGCCCTGCTGGTCCTCGCGGTCGTCCTCTATCCCGTCATCTGGGTCCTCGGCGCCTCGTTCAAGCCCAGCCGGGAGATCATCGGCAGTCTGCAGCTCTTCCCGACCAGCCCGATCCTCCAGAACTTCAAGGGGCTCGCCGACGGCATCGCGGACATCTCGATCGCCACGTTCTTCGAGAACTCCCTCTTCTACGCGCTCGGCTCCGTCGTCGGCATCCTGATCTCCTGCTCGCTGACGGCGTACGCCTTCGCCCGCATCCGGTTCGCCGGGCGCAACGTGATGTTCTCGCTGATGATCGGCACGCTGCTGCTGCCGTACCACGTGCTGCTCATCCCGCAGTACGTGATGTTCCAGAAGATGGAGCTCATCAACACCTATGTACCGCTGCTGATCGGCAAGTACCTGGCCACCGAGGCGTTCTTCGTCTTCCTCATGGTGCAGTTCATGCGGAACCTGCCGAAGGAGCTGGACGAGGCGGCGCGGCTCGACGGCTGCGGGCATCTGCGGATCTACTGGTCGATCGTGCTGCCGCTCTGCCGTCCGGCGCTCATCACCAGCGCGATCTTCACCTTCATCAACGCCTGGAACGACTTCATGGGCCCGCTGATCTACCTCAACGAGCCCGGCAAGTACACCGTCTCGCTGGGCATGATGATGTTCCGCGACCAGGAGGGCGTCGCCAACTACGGCGGCATGATCGCCATGTCGCTGGTGGCGCTGCTGCCCGTGCTGGCCTTCTTCCTCGCCTTCCAGCGGTACCTGATCGACGGCATGGCGACCTCCGGGCTGAAGGGCTGA
- a CDS encoding carbohydrate ABC transporter permease, with the protein MGTAVTTLIKDSPPDTPQARPGPPAAVKRRGRRENLAGYLFMSPWIAGFLLLTAGPMAASLYFAFTDYNLFDSPKWIGLDNFTKMLDDPRWQKSVEVTAKYVVIGTPLKLLLALGVALLLAQSRRGQAFYRAAFYAPSLIGASVSVGFVWRALFSDDAVVDRTQSFFGWDVGGWVGNPDWVLYSLVALTVWQFGAPMVIFLAGLKQVPKELYEAAEVDGAGPFKRFWSITLPMISPVLFFNVLLETIHSFQIFGSAYVVSNATCGPADSTLVYTCYLYQKGFKEAQMGFASAMAWMLLLAVALVTAVLFWSQKRWVHYEEASR; encoded by the coding sequence ATGGGAACAGCAGTGACGACGCTCATCAAGGACTCTCCGCCGGATACCCCTCAGGCGCGTCCCGGTCCCCCCGCCGCCGTCAAGCGGCGGGGCCGCCGGGAGAATCTGGCCGGCTACCTCTTCATGTCCCCGTGGATCGCGGGCTTTCTGCTGCTGACCGCGGGGCCGATGGCCGCCTCGCTCTATTTCGCGTTCACCGACTACAACCTCTTCGACTCCCCGAAGTGGATCGGCCTCGACAACTTCACCAAGATGCTCGACGATCCGCGCTGGCAGAAGTCGGTGGAGGTGACGGCGAAGTACGTCGTCATCGGCACCCCGCTGAAGCTGCTGCTCGCGCTGGGCGTCGCCCTGCTGCTCGCGCAGAGCCGCCGCGGGCAGGCCTTCTACCGCGCCGCGTTCTACGCCCCGTCGCTGATCGGCGCGAGCGTCTCCGTCGGCTTCGTGTGGCGCGCGCTGTTCTCCGACGACGCCGTCGTGGACCGTACGCAGTCGTTCTTCGGCTGGGACGTGGGCGGCTGGGTCGGCAACCCGGACTGGGTGCTCTACAGCCTGGTGGCGCTCACCGTCTGGCAGTTCGGGGCGCCCATGGTGATCTTCCTCGCCGGGCTCAAGCAGGTGCCCAAGGAGCTGTACGAGGCGGCCGAGGTGGACGGCGCCGGGCCGTTCAAGCGGTTCTGGAGCATCACCCTGCCGATGATCTCGCCGGTGCTGTTCTTCAACGTCCTGCTGGAGACCATCCACTCCTTCCAGATCTTCGGCTCGGCGTACGTCGTCTCCAACGCCACCTGCGGACCGGCCGACTCCACGCTCGTCTACACCTGTTACCTGTACCAGAAGGGCTTCAAGGAGGCCCAGATGGGCTTCGCCTCCGCGATGGCCTGGATGCTGCTGCTTGCCGTGGCGCTGGTGACGGCGGTCCTCTTCTGGTCCCAGAAGCGGTGGGTGCACTACGAGGAGGCCTCCCGATGA
- a CDS encoding SCO7613 C-terminal domain-containing membrane protein yields the protein MPHGVTRTTLRSMTNIPPPAEELRILDHELRQLDARRAQLLARRSWLLGVLRSAKTPAPAWGPAQTPAIWSAPAPRSRRPEATAPSVQNVLLVLGGVLLTVAAIAFTLVSWGQLGIAGRAVVLGAVTFAALAAPVPLLKRGLRSTAESVAGLGLVLTVLDAYALHQVALPKVDGTGYAAAATALLAVLWAAYGRSLGALRLPLPAAMATAQLPLLLWVVAAGAGHHAITAALLVTAAFDTVVALSVSVRSVRVVAAVGAYGTGAWGLLAAGWLSWEATGPSAAARAAALLALAAAIALGAAWRAPAAQAAPGLASTGGLITVAAAGGVLRSVLPDAWTVPGYLLCGIALLAVRGTWLPESVRRGLPWSSAGVQALAVAWTLPLVTVVLVGPAGWAENVWSGAPSDARDAVTVSMPWPSNTETAPLVLAAVAAVLVLTFRGGPHRSVALSGALGLAWASVLVLPATLELPYPAGLLMLGVTTAATLTAAAYSRHAHPTDDGPTSPTEPPASASSPANTRPSPITLTTLGLALLTSLHLVALSLAAEAATLAVLGSLTALFAAAAVWQKHEIRAVSAAASLAYAAALACATGASLDWQPHHIALLVLVVPATAALLAARLKDATPTLAVEITGAVAALLAIDLAALEPPVLALVLALCGVIAAGTAVRPDRRRLGYVAATLFVLATWVRLASWEVGSPEAYTLPVTVPALVVGFVRRRRDPGTSSWTAYGPGLSVTLLPSLLAAWGDLDWLRPLLLGTAALLVTLVGARQRLQALLVLGGGTLALVALHELAPYIAQAMGAVPRWAPPALAGLLLLALGATYEQRLRDARRVREVLGRMH from the coding sequence ATGCCGCACGGCGTGACCCGGACCACACTCCGAAGCATGACGAACATTCCGCCACCGGCCGAGGAGTTGCGGATCCTCGACCACGAGCTGCGGCAACTGGACGCGCGCAGGGCCCAACTGCTGGCCCGTCGGTCCTGGCTGCTCGGTGTGCTCCGGTCGGCCAAGACACCGGCACCGGCCTGGGGCCCGGCCCAAACGCCGGCCATCTGGTCGGCGCCCGCACCCCGCTCCCGGCGGCCCGAGGCCACGGCTCCCAGCGTGCAGAACGTGCTGCTCGTGCTCGGCGGCGTCCTGCTGACCGTCGCGGCGATCGCGTTCACGCTGGTCAGCTGGGGGCAGTTGGGCATCGCGGGCCGGGCGGTGGTCCTGGGCGCGGTCACCTTCGCCGCGCTCGCCGCACCCGTGCCGCTGCTGAAGCGCGGGCTCCGCTCGACGGCCGAGTCGGTGGCGGGCCTCGGCCTGGTGCTGACGGTGCTCGACGCCTACGCCCTGCACCAGGTCGCCCTCCCGAAGGTGGACGGCACCGGGTACGCGGCCGCCGCGACGGCGCTCCTGGCCGTGCTGTGGGCGGCGTACGGACGCTCGCTCGGCGCCCTGCGTCTGCCGCTCCCGGCGGCGATGGCGACGGCCCAACTCCCGCTGCTGCTCTGGGTCGTGGCAGCCGGTGCGGGTCATCACGCGATCACGGCGGCGCTGCTGGTGACGGCAGCGTTCGACACGGTCGTGGCCCTCTCGGTGTCCGTGCGCTCCGTACGTGTCGTCGCCGCCGTCGGCGCGTACGGGACGGGCGCCTGGGGCCTTCTGGCGGCCGGCTGGCTCTCGTGGGAGGCCACCGGTCCGAGCGCCGCCGCCCGTGCGGCGGCGCTCCTCGCCCTCGCCGCGGCGATCGCGCTGGGGGCCGCGTGGCGTGCTCCCGCCGCGCAGGCCGCCCCCGGTCTCGCGTCGACCGGCGGCCTGATCACCGTCGCCGCGGCGGGCGGCGTGCTCCGCTCGGTGCTGCCCGACGCCTGGACGGTTCCGGGCTATCTGCTGTGCGGCATCGCGTTGTTGGCCGTACGCGGCACCTGGCTGCCGGAGTCCGTACGCCGTGGCCTGCCGTGGTCCTCCGCGGGCGTGCAGGCCCTCGCCGTGGCATGGACCCTGCCCCTCGTCACCGTGGTCCTCGTGGGCCCGGCCGGCTGGGCGGAAAACGTGTGGTCCGGTGCGCCTTCCGACGCCCGGGACGCGGTGACGGTCTCCATGCCCTGGCCGTCGAACACGGAGACGGCTCCACTGGTGCTGGCCGCGGTCGCGGCGGTCCTGGTCCTGACGTTCCGGGGCGGGCCGCACCGGTCCGTCGCCCTGAGCGGTGCGCTCGGTCTGGCCTGGGCCTCTGTCCTCGTCCTGCCCGCCACTCTCGAACTCCCTTACCCGGCAGGCCTGTTGATGCTGGGCGTAACCACTGCCGCCACCTTGACGGCAGCGGCGTACAGCCGTCATGCACACCCGACCGACGACGGCCCCACAAGCCCGACAGAGCCCCCGGCATCGGCCTCAAGCCCGGCCAACACCCGCCCCTCCCCCATCACCCTGACCACCCTCGGCCTGGCGCTCCTCACCTCTCTCCACCTCGTCGCGCTGTCCCTCGCCGCCGAGGCCGCCACGCTCGCCGTCCTCGGAAGCCTGACCGCCCTCTTCGCGGCGGCAGCCGTGTGGCAGAAGCACGAGATCCGGGCCGTCTCGGCCGCCGCGTCCCTCGCGTACGCCGCCGCGCTGGCCTGTGCCACAGGCGCGTCGCTGGACTGGCAGCCGCACCACATCGCGCTGCTCGTGCTGGTGGTGCCGGCCACGGCCGCGCTCCTCGCGGCCCGGCTCAAGGACGCGACGCCGACACTGGCCGTCGAGATCACGGGAGCCGTCGCCGCCCTGTTGGCGATCGACCTCGCGGCCCTGGAACCGCCCGTGCTCGCCCTCGTGCTGGCCCTGTGCGGCGTGATCGCCGCGGGCACCGCGGTCCGGCCGGACCGCAGGCGGCTCGGCTATGTGGCGGCAACCCTGTTCGTACTGGCCACCTGGGTCCGGCTGGCTTCCTGGGAGGTCGGCTCGCCCGAGGCGTACACCCTGCCGGTGACCGTACCGGCGCTGGTCGTCGGGTTCGTCCGCCGGAGGCGGGACCCGGGGACCTCGTCCTGGACGGCGTACGGGCCCGGTCTGTCGGTGACCCTGCTGCCGAGCCTTCTGGCGGCATGGGGCGACCTCGACTGGCTGCGCCCGCTGCTCCTCGGCACGGCTGCTCTCCTGGTCACCCTCGTCGGCGCCCGGCAACGCCTCCAGGCCCTGCTCGTCCTCGGCGGCGGCACCCTCGCCCTGGTCGCCCTCCACGAACTGGCCCCGTACATCGCCCAGGCCATGGGCGCCGTACCGCGCTGGGCACCCCCGGCCCTGGCCGGCCTCCTGCTCCTCGCCCTGGGCGCAACATACGAACAACGGCTCCGAGACGCCCGCCGAGTCCGAGAGGTACTGGGCAGAATGCACTGA